The Fulvivirga ligni genome window below encodes:
- a CDS encoding helix-turn-helix domain-containing protein, protein MAVFQGVVLSFIIIFRRPAGKSNLFFGSLVFLFSLSLLHLILEESISAFNAKFPVPMEFSLTYGPLAYLHVMYIKDPKRTFRKKDLFHFLPSLVLDGIFFTAFFLYIRSHMEWAYANILTIQSIALAISYLGAAQLSIYTYFIYKESVEAKRVLKEFQNIKRWLNFLIGSWSLIIGFLVLAIPIGLIFIEDLDGNSFLLYKPLGILVCLWIYFLGYMYLLKYAPVIEVYAARIAKFSFSEHELDDRKNHLLIALKEEKLYQDSSLTIAKLANHLNWPINSLSILINESLHTNFNDLINQHRVMAFKERILQPDSHKYSIMGLGQEVGFRSKASFYRAFKKETGITPTQFIKSQA, encoded by the coding sequence TGGTACTGTCATTTATTATCATCTTTCGGAGACCAGCCGGTAAAAGCAACCTCTTTTTCGGCTCGCTTGTCTTTTTGTTCTCACTCTCCCTTTTGCACCTCATTCTGGAAGAGTCCATCAGCGCATTCAATGCCAAATTCCCCGTTCCGATGGAGTTCAGTCTGACTTATGGTCCCCTGGCATATCTCCATGTTATGTATATCAAGGATCCAAAGAGAACTTTTCGAAAAAAAGACCTATTTCATTTTTTGCCATCACTTGTGTTGGATGGTATTTTCTTCACTGCCTTCTTTCTTTATATCAGAAGCCATATGGAGTGGGCCTATGCAAATATTCTTACAATACAGTCCATAGCCTTGGCTATTTCTTATTTAGGCGCTGCACAACTAAGCATTTACACCTATTTTATCTATAAAGAATCCGTTGAAGCGAAAAGAGTGCTGAAAGAGTTTCAAAATATCAAAAGATGGCTCAACTTCCTGATTGGTTCATGGAGCCTGATCATTGGCTTTCTGGTCCTGGCCATTCCGATTGGGTTAATCTTTATTGAGGATTTAGATGGAAATTCATTTCTACTGTATAAGCCTTTGGGAATCCTGGTCTGTTTATGGATATACTTTCTGGGGTATATGTACTTGTTAAAATACGCTCCAGTGATAGAAGTTTATGCTGCTCGCATAGCGAAGTTTAGTTTTTCAGAACATGAGCTGGATGACCGGAAGAATCACCTCCTAATTGCGCTCAAGGAAGAAAAGCTCTATCAGGATTCAAGCCTGACCATTGCCAAGTTGGCCAATCACCTTAATTGGCCAATTAATAGTTTGTCTATTCTAATTAACGAATCTCTACACACAAATTTCAACGATCTCATTAATCAGCATCGAGTGATGGCTTTTAAAGAACGCATTCTTCAACCCGACAGCCATAAGTACTCCATTATGGGATTAGGGCAAGAGGTAGGCTTTCGTTCTAAGGCTTCTTTTTATCGTGCTTTCAAGAAGGAAACAGGTATAACTCCTACTCAGTTTATCAAGTCTCAGGCCTAG